A genomic stretch from Sphingobacterium sp. ML3W includes:
- a CDS encoding non-ribosomal peptide synthetase gives MIEDVYVLSPLQEGIYYHWLSSDLKSEFVYQISYCIEASLDLQKIKEAYEKLILRHGVLRTFFTEDFGDRILQVVVKDVDPNFVYIDTSDNISFSLSSYKDQDLKQGFNLQKASQMRLTVIHLKNNTYELIWSYHHIIMDGWCMFNLVSDFFQIYEALFERRDCKLKTIRPYSDYIKWLESVNKEASLRYWQEYLYGHDSITEFPGKLQVSNSRNDIIDGFSLRLNLQDCVKLRSVCTELGITENVFIQCAWGILLARYTFNNDVVFGSVVSGRPGELIGIEDMVGLFINTIPVRIHLKKKDRVLDLLNRMQKEFISSIPHHYVQLASIQSQHSRANKLFDHIIQFQNFPINESKDSILNGGERIMSCTDQKFLHNGYDLTAIVNPHDCIDINFIYNSLAFDKSFISRFGQYLINLLKVMVENVFQDVETLNFLDQHEVDRLVYGFNATEVSYPEGESVVSLFESSAALYGDLPAVVYGDRELSYRDLNGLANQVSYHLRTQHGVGDGALIGIVLDRSEWMVIAILGVLKAGGAYVPIDPGYPQSRIDYLIQDSCCQAIITQADYIFNFSNFEGSLYAIDIEINSEDTCFENVPARISSSDLAYVIYTSGSTGEPKGVMVEHGNLVNYVLWSMDFYLGNVSGGYFGVPSSLSFDLTVTSIYSGLLSGSGLYIYGDGTDTADIVRDSLRGECGVGSIKLTPSHVRLLGSLDSFKGSVGRVILGGEEVFPSDVKLLSSVIDGVSLYNEYGPTEATVGCMVKSLEPGSGVTLGLPISNTWVYILDGNMGVVPEGCLGEIYIGGAGVSRGYLNRPDLTSLRFVADPYRPGERLYRTGDLGVRLSGGEIEYRGRMDDQVKVRGYRIELGEVDRFVQSCSGILGSVTVAREVNGGDRELVSYIVSSVPVDVGALRAELGELVPSYMVPSRYVELSELPLTPNGKVDRKSLPDPEEGVLGTGTEYVGARNAVESLLVSIWEEVLGRSGIGIHDNFFILGGDSIKSIQVVSRLRQGGYGLGIQDILRFPTIFSLSGLVVALSREPFQGVETGTFGLSPIQHLFFEEIQVDRHHYNQSVMLSYDGVLLEDGIRFCLGSLMRHHDSLRYVYREGPSGWFQENSGDAVPLLDVVSIGDDADLVAHCEQLQGEFSLSGGPLFRGCIFRRDEGDLLFLLCHHLVVDGVSWRILVEDLSHLYQGYVSGRGHDLPSKTDSYGYWQQSLVRYCGSSALQEESAYWSSVDSGDYDDLRVDFPGGSNLYGDVSSEHFVLDRGTTAKLVGSCYSAYRTDINDILLASLGLSLHGEFGMSHILVGLEGHGREPIGEDVDVSRTVGWFTSIYPVVLDIDGGSTALDNLLCIKERVHRVPNKGIGYGILRYLGGAGYSSSPNVVFNYLGDFGVSGSASGGEVFGYRGGSWGSGISSAGPRTSQLDFTGMIIDGELHFTVVYSGCLHLRSTVQGVLACFEGHLRSLVGILSECREAYVTPVDLSYNSLDLASVRDLDLSVGVEDLYELSPLQQGLYYHWLSSGGSGGLYFEQLRCSIEGSLDSTVLSRSYAHLVERHGVLRTFFTDAYGDRILQVVAREAVPDFVYIDSRASEDFSLSEYLSADVSRGFDLGRGSQMRLSVVRVSEDRYEFIWSHHHILMDGWCVSILVNDFFSIYGSLCRGEHPGLASVRPYSDYITWLRGIDRVSSYAYWRAYLLGYEMLSGLPKGLAAGESGGSGHGHLSFVLDGAAYGSLRTLCSGLGVTESTFFQCAWGILLGRYNDRDDVVFGTVVSGRPSDLVGVEDMVGLFINTVPVRVRIVEGESVHDLLLRVQGDSISGLGHHYVQLADIQSESGFSGALFDHIVVYENYPVQERLESSQFDFRVLGATALEQTNYGLTVVVVPGDTFGVHFHYDRSVYPEWLIGGIARHLEELLGNMVSDVLQGVSSVAYLGSDEVDRLVYGVNATDVSYPEGESVVSLFESSAALYGDLPAVVYGDRELSYRDLDGLSNRLGDYLRREHGVGREVLVGLLLERSEWMVVAILGVLKAGGAYVPLDPGYPRSRVEYMLSDSGCRVVIDDSFLSDFQSVMGDYSAGSLEGVTDGSDLAYVIYTSGSTGEPKGVMVEHGNLVNYVLWSMDFYLGNVSGGYFGVPSSLSFDLTVTSIYSGLLSGSGLYIYGDGTDTADIVRDSLRGECGVGSIKLTPSHVRLLGSLDSFKGSVGRVILGGEEVFPSDVKLLSSVIDGVSLYNEYGPTEATVGCMVKSLEPGSGVTLGLPISNTWIYILDGNMGVVPEGCLGEIYIGGAGVSRGYLNRPDLTSLRFVADPYRPGERLYRTGDLGVRLSGGEIEYRGRMDDQVKVRGYRIELGEVDLALQSCSGILGSVTVAREVNGGDRELVSYIVSSVPVDVGALRAELGELVPSYMVPSRYVELSELPLTSNGKVDRKSLPDADQGLLGTGTEYVGARNAVESLLVSIWEEVLGRSGIGIHDNFFDLGGNSLKAMELSLLIRKKIDAKIDLRKLFLHADIESLAAEIDHALWFGKADNVKTDDENKTYISV, from the coding sequence ATGATAGAAGATGTTTATGTACTTAGTCCGCTTCAAGAAGGAATATATTATCATTGGTTGAGTAGTGATTTAAAATCAGAGTTTGTATATCAAATTTCATATTGCATTGAAGCAAGTTTGGATCTTCAGAAGATCAAAGAAGCATATGAAAAATTAATATTGCGCCATGGGGTCTTGCGTACATTTTTCACCGAAGATTTTGGGGACCGTATACTTCAGGTTGTAGTTAAAGATGTAGATCCTAATTTTGTATATATTGATACAAGTGATAATATTTCTTTTTCATTATCGTCCTATAAAGATCAAGATCTTAAGCAAGGTTTTAATTTACAGAAAGCTTCGCAAATGAGGTTAACGGTTATTCATTTAAAAAATAATACCTATGAACTGATCTGGAGCTATCACCACATTATTATGGATGGGTGGTGTATGTTTAATCTTGTGAGTGATTTTTTTCAAATATACGAAGCCCTCTTTGAGAGAAGAGATTGTAAACTCAAAACTATAAGGCCATATTCAGATTATATTAAATGGCTCGAATCTGTTAATAAAGAAGCATCGTTGAGGTATTGGCAAGAGTATCTTTATGGCCATGATAGTATTACAGAATTTCCAGGGAAATTACAAGTTAGTAATTCGAGAAATGATATAATTGATGGGTTCTCACTAAGACTTAATTTACAGGATTGTGTAAAGCTTAGGTCTGTGTGTACAGAACTTGGAATTACAGAAAATGTATTTATTCAATGCGCTTGGGGAATTTTGTTAGCACGCTATACTTTTAATAATGATGTTGTCTTTGGTTCCGTTGTTTCTGGGCGTCCAGGAGAGCTTATTGGTATTGAAGATATGGTGGGACTTTTTATTAACACAATACCGGTAAGAATACATCTCAAAAAAAAGGATAGAGTATTAGACCTTTTAAACCGAATGCAAAAAGAGTTTATTTCTAGTATTCCACATCATTATGTCCAATTAGCTAGTATACAATCTCAGCATAGTCGCGCAAACAAACTATTTGATCATATTATTCAATTCCAAAATTTTCCTATTAATGAATCCAAAGATAGCATACTTAATGGGGGAGAGAGAATTATGTCTTGTACAGATCAGAAGTTTTTACACAATGGTTATGATTTAACAGCAATTGTTAATCCTCACGATTGTATAGATATAAATTTTATATATAATAGTTTGGCATTCGATAAATCTTTTATCTCTCGTTTTGGACAGTATTTAATTAATCTACTCAAGGTAATGGTGGAAAACGTATTTCAAGATGTTGAGACATTAAATTTTTTAGATCAACATGAGGTCGATCGTCTTGTTTATGGGTTTAATGCGACGGAAGTTTCTTATCCTGAGGGGGAGAGTGTTGTGAGTCTTTTTGAGTCTAGTGCGGCTCTTTATGGTGATCTTCCGGCTGTGGTTTACGGGGATCGGGAGCTGAGCTACCGGGATTTGAATGGTTTAGCTAATCAGGTTAGTTATCATTTACGTACGCAGCACGGAGTTGGAGATGGTGCATTGATCGGAATTGTGCTAGACCGTTCGGAATGGATGGTGATTGCGATTCTCGGTGTTCTTAAGGCCGGGGGAGCCTATGTTCCCATTGACCCCGGTTATCCCCAATCAAGAATAGACTATCTTATTCAGGATAGCTGTTGTCAAGCAATCATAACACAGGCTGATTATATTTTCAATTTTTCGAATTTTGAAGGGAGTCTATATGCTATAGATATAGAAATAAATTCTGAGGACACGTGTTTTGAGAATGTACCTGCAAGAATTAGTAGCAGTGACCTTGCATATGTTATCTATACTTCTGGTTCTACGGGTGAACCCAAGGGGGTTATGGTGGAGCACGGTAACCTGGTGAACTATGTTCTTTGGTCGATGGACTTTTATCTTGGGAATGTTTCCGGGGGATATTTTGGGGTTCCCAGCTCTTTGTCTTTTGATCTGACGGTTACGAGTATCTATAGCGGTCTGCTATCCGGAAGCGGTCTTTATATTTATGGCGATGGTACCGATACTGCTGATATTGTCCGCGACTCTTTGCGTGGTGAGTGCGGAGTTGGCTCTATCAAGCTGACACCTTCGCATGTGCGTCTTCTGGGTTCACTGGATTCTTTTAAGGGTAGTGTCGGTAGAGTTATCCTTGGTGGAGAGGAGGTTTTTCCGAGTGATGTTAAACTGCTTAGTTCAGTTATCGATGGTGTATCGCTTTATAATGAATATGGTCCTACGGAGGCTACAGTTGGCTGTATGGTCAAGAGCCTGGAGCCGGGTTCCGGAGTTACGCTCGGATTACCTATCAGTAATACATGGGTTTATATTCTTGACGGTAATATGGGAGTTGTTCCAGAGGGCTGTTTGGGGGAGATCTATATCGGTGGTGCTGGTGTTTCGCGGGGTTACCTTAACCGTCCCGATCTGACGTCTTTGCGATTTGTAGCTGATCCCTACCGTCCCGGGGAGCGTCTTTACCGTACGGGCGATCTCGGTGTTCGTCTGTCAGGTGGAGAGATCGAGTACCGGGGCCGTATGGACGACCAGGTAAAGGTGCGTGGCTACCGTATCGAGCTTGGCGAGGTTGACCGTTTTGTTCAGAGCTGTTCGGGTATCCTGGGTAGTGTTACCGTTGCACGTGAGGTCAATGGGGGGGATCGGGAGCTTGTTTCGTATATTGTTAGCTCTGTCCCTGTTGATGTGGGCGCTCTTCGGGCTGAGCTTGGGGAGCTGGTTCCGTCTTATATGGTTCCGTCGCGTTATGTTGAGCTTTCGGAGCTTCCCCTGACACCGAACGGTAAGGTCGACCGGAAGTCATTGCCTGATCCCGAGGAGGGTGTGTTGGGCACGGGTACGGAGTATGTGGGTGCGCGTAATGCGGTGGAGTCTCTTCTGGTTTCGATCTGGGAGGAAGTTCTGGGCCGTTCGGGCATCGGTATCCATGACAATTTTTTTATTCTTGGGGGAGATTCGATCAAGTCTATCCAGGTTGTTTCGCGGCTTCGGCAGGGGGGGTATGGTCTCGGTATCCAGGATATCCTCCGTTTTCCGACGATTTTTTCACTTTCGGGGCTTGTTGTTGCTCTTTCCCGAGAGCCTTTTCAGGGGGTAGAGACGGGTACCTTTGGTCTCAGCCCGATCCAGCATTTATTTTTTGAGGAGATACAGGTTGACCGTCATCACTATAACCAGAGCGTGATGCTTTCCTACGATGGTGTTCTGTTGGAGGATGGTATCCGTTTCTGTTTGGGCTCACTGATGCGCCATCATGATTCGCTGCGTTATGTTTACCGGGAGGGTCCTTCCGGTTGGTTCCAGGAGAACTCGGGGGATGCTGTGCCCTTGCTGGATGTGGTCAGCATAGGGGATGACGCTGATCTTGTGGCGCACTGTGAGCAATTACAGGGAGAGTTCAGTCTTTCCGGTGGTCCGCTTTTCCGGGGCTGTATCTTTCGGCGTGACGAAGGGGACCTGTTGTTTCTTTTGTGTCACCACCTTGTGGTTGACGGTGTTTCCTGGCGGATCCTGGTGGAGGATCTTTCTCATCTTTACCAGGGGTATGTTTCTGGGCGGGGCCATGATCTTCCTTCCAAGACAGATTCCTATGGCTACTGGCAACAGAGCCTTGTCCGTTATTGTGGGAGTTCGGCATTGCAGGAAGAGTCCGCTTACTGGTCTTCTGTTGATTCAGGGGATTATGATGATCTCCGGGTGGATTTCCCTGGGGGGTCCAATCTATATGGTGATGTTTCGAGTGAGCATTTTGTTCTGGACAGGGGGACCACTGCAAAGCTTGTGGGGAGCTGTTATTCGGCCTACCGTACAGATATCAATGATATATTACTGGCATCGCTTGGTCTTTCCCTGCATGGGGAGTTCGGTATGAGTCATATCCTTGTCGGACTTGAGGGGCACGGCCGGGAGCCGATCGGTGAAGATGTTGATGTCAGCCGTACGGTAGGCTGGTTTACCAGCATATATCCGGTGGTTCTGGATATTGACGGAGGCAGCACTGCACTGGATAATCTTTTGTGCATAAAGGAGCGTGTTCACCGTGTTCCGAACAAGGGTATCGGCTATGGTATTTTGCGTTATCTCGGTGGTGCCGGCTATAGTAGTTCCCCTAATGTTGTTTTCAATTATCTTGGTGATTTTGGTGTTTCGGGCTCCGCTTCCGGGGGGGAGGTTTTCGGTTATCGTGGAGGTTCGTGGGGTTCAGGAATATCTAGTGCAGGGCCTCGGACTTCTCAATTGGATTTTACGGGTATGATCATTGACGGTGAGCTTCATTTTACTGTTGTCTATAGCGGGTGCCTCCATCTGCGCTCTACGGTGCAGGGTGTCCTTGCTTGTTTTGAGGGTCACCTTCGTTCGCTTGTCGGCATTCTTTCGGAGTGCCGAGAGGCCTATGTTACCCCTGTGGACCTGAGCTATAATTCCCTGGATCTGGCGAGTGTGCGGGATCTGGATCTTAGTGTCGGTGTGGAGGATCTCTATGAGCTGAGCCCTCTTCAGCAGGGACTTTATTACCACTGGTTATCTTCGGGAGGCTCCGGGGGGCTTTATTTTGAGCAGCTCAGGTGCAGTATTGAGGGGTCGCTCGACAGTACAGTTCTTTCCCGGAGTTACGCGCATCTTGTGGAGCGCCATGGGGTCCTTCGGACCTTTTTCACGGATGCCTATGGGGACCGTATCCTGCAGGTTGTTGCACGTGAGGCTGTGCCCGACTTTGTTTATATCGATTCGCGTGCTTCGGAGGATTTTTCTCTTTCGGAGTATCTTTCGGCAGATGTTTCCCGGGGTTTTGACCTTGGTAGGGGTTCACAGATGCGTCTTTCTGTTGTACGTGTTTCCGAGGACCGTTATGAGTTTATCTGGAGCCATCACCATATTTTGATGGACGGCTGGTGCGTGAGTATCCTTGTGAACGATTTTTTTTCGATCTATGGATCCCTGTGCCGTGGGGAGCATCCCGGGCTAGCTTCTGTGCGCCCGTATTCGGACTATATCACGTGGCTTAGGGGTATAGACCGAGTATCTTCGTATGCATACTGGCGGGCGTATCTTTTGGGTTATGAAATGCTGAGCGGCCTCCCTAAGGGATTGGCTGCTGGTGAGAGCGGTGGATCTGGGCATGGCCATTTGTCCTTTGTTCTTGACGGGGCTGCTTACGGTTCCCTTCGGACATTATGTTCTGGTTTAGGAGTTACCGAGAGTACTTTTTTCCAGTGTGCCTGGGGCATTCTTCTGGGCCGTTATAACGACCGTGATGATGTTGTTTTCGGTACGGTTGTTTCGGGTCGTCCCAGTGATCTTGTGGGGGTAGAGGACATGGTGGGTCTTTTTATCAACACTGTTCCCGTGCGGGTACGTATTGTTGAAGGCGAGAGTGTGCATGACCTTTTACTCCGTGTGCAGGGCGACTCGATTTCGGGGCTTGGCCACCATTATGTTCAGCTTGCTGACATTCAGTCGGAGAGCGGTTTTTCGGGGGCTCTATTTGACCATATAGTTGTTTATGAGAACTATCCGGTGCAGGAGCGTCTGGAGTCCTCACAGTTTGATTTCAGGGTGCTTGGGGCCACTGCTCTGGAGCAGACGAACTATGGTCTTACGGTTGTTGTTGTCCCTGGAGATACTTTCGGGGTACACTTTCATTATGACAGGAGTGTGTATCCGGAATGGCTTATCGGCGGTATTGCCAGGCATCTTGAGGAGCTTTTGGGCAATATGGTTTCGGATGTGTTGCAGGGGGTTTCTTCGGTTGCCTATCTAGGATCAGATGAGGTCGATCGTCTTGTTTATGGGGTTAATGCGACGGATGTTTCTTATCCTGAGGGGGAGAGTGTTGTGAGTCTTTTTGAGTCTAGTGCGGCTCTTTATGGTGATCTTCCGGCTGTGGTTTATGGGGATCGGGAGCTGAGCTACCGTGATCTGGACGGTTTGTCGAACCGTCTTGGGGACTATCTCAGACGGGAGCACGGTGTTGGCCGTGAAGTTCTTGTAGGTTTGCTTTTGGAGCGTTCGGAATGGATGGTGGTTGCGATTCTCGGTGTTCTTAAGGCCGGAGGAGCCTATGTTCCCCTTGACCCCGGTTATCCGCGGTCGAGGGTTGAGTATATGTTGTCTGACAGTGGCTGCCGTGTTGTGATAGATGACTCTTTTCTGTCCGATTTTCAGTCGGTGATGGGCGATTACAGCGCGGGTTCCCTTGAAGGGGTTACCGATGGCAGTGACCTTGCATATGTTATCTATACTTCTGGTTCTACGGGTGAACCCAAGGGGGTTATGGTGGAGCACGGTAACCTGGTGAACTATGTTCTTTGGTCGATGGACTTTTATCTTGGGAATGTTTCCGGGGGATATTTTGGGGTTCCCAGCTCTTTGTCTTTTGATCTGACGGTTACGAGTATCTATAGCGGTCTGCTATCCGGAAGCGGTCTTTATATTTATGGCGATGGTACCGATACTGCTGATATTGTCCGCGACTCTTTGCGTGGTGAGTGCGGAGTTGGCTCTATCAAGCTGACACCTTCGCATGTGCGTCTTCTGGGTTCACTGGATTCTTTTAAGGGCAGTGTCGGTAGAGTTATCCTTGGTGGAGAGGAGGTTTTTCCGAGTGATGTTAAACTGCTTAGTTCAGTTATCGATGGTGTATCGCTTTATAATGAATATGGTCCTACGGAGGCTACAGTTGGCTGTATGGTCAAGAGCCTGGAGCCGGGTTCCGGAGTTACGCTCGGATTACCTATCAGTAATACGTGGATCTATATTCTTGACGGTAATATGGGAGTTGTTCCAGAGGGCTGTTTGGGGGAGATCTATATCGGTGGTGCTGGTGTTTCGCGGGGATACCTTAACCGTCCCGATCTGACGTCTTTGCGATTTGTAGCTGATCCCTACCGTCCCGGGGAGCGTCTTTACCGTACGGGCGATCTCGGTGTTCGTCTGTCAGGTGGAGAGATCGAGTACCGGGGCCGTATGGACGACCAGGTAAAGGTGCGTGGCTACCGTATCGAGCTTGGCGAGGTTGACCTTGCGCTTCAGAGCTGTTCGGGTATCCTGGGTAGTGTTACCGTTGCACGTGAGGTCAATGGGGGGGACCGGGAGCTTGTTTCGTATATTGTTAGCTCTGTCCCTGTTGATGTGGGCGCTCTTCGAGCGGAGCTTGGGGAGCTGGTTCCGTCTTATATGGTTCCGTCGCGTTATGTTGAGCTTTCGGAGCTTCCCCTGACATCGAACGGTAAGGTCGACCGGAAGTCATTGCCTGATGCCGATCAGGGCTTGTTGGGTACTGGTACGGAGTATGTGGGTGCGCGTAATGCGGTGGAGTCTCTTCTGGTTTCGATCTGGGAGGAAGTTCTGGGCCGTTCGGGCATCGGTATCCACGACAATTTTTTTGATCTTGGGGGGAACAGTCTGAAAGCAATGGAACTATCTCTGTTGATTAGAAAAAAAATTGATGCAAAAATAGACTTAAGAAAGCTATTTCTTCATGCCGATATCGAAAGTTTAGCTGCTGAAATAGATCATGCTTTGTGGTTTGGAAAAGCTGATAATGTCAAAACTGACGATGAAAATAAAACGTATATAAGCGTATAG